The Chloroherpetonaceae bacterium genome window below encodes:
- a CDS encoding AtpZ/AtpI family protein, with protein sequence MSLDNEKDSDSQSEKKPKQSTNIRETNDALGVGLQIAVSIVFFSLGGYWLDKSINTFPLFLIIGIAFGMIGMMVLLVKISNPQKK encoded by the coding sequence ATGTCTCTTGATAATGAAAAAGATTCTGATTCTCAATCTGAAAAGAAACCAAAGCAGAGTACGAATATTCGTGAAACAAATGATGCGCTTGGCGTTGGGCTTCAAATTGCAGTGAGTATCGTTTTTTTTTCTCTTGGAGGTTATTGGCTTGATAAAAGCATCAATACATTTCCTCTATTTTTAATTATCGGGATTGCTTTTGGTATGATTGGAATGATGGTGCTTTTAGTAAAAATTTCAAACCCTCAAAAAAAATAA
- the atpB gene encoding F0F1 ATP synthase subunit A has translation MKNSYKRNSHTGICKIGLILTLFVFTISSLEASESSGHDEKIDAMHHIMDAYTLDFLPFFEIHLPRFAPIHVGGFEIDLSITRHVVMMWVATLILIILFISVSRAYKQSTSTTAPKGLQNAIEVVVEFVINDIAKPNIPHGYQRFLPYLLTVFFFILSCNLLGLIPFAATATGNIAVTMTLAIFSFLIIQYAGLRANGVGGYLAHLTGGTPWFLWPIMVPVEVIGLFIKPFALTMRLFANMIAGHIVIVTLLGLTFLYQSYVVGVLSVTVTLGVYLLEIFVSFMQAFIFTMLTSVFIGMATEHSH, from the coding sequence ATGAAAAATAGCTACAAACGGAATTCACATACAGGAATTTGTAAAATAGGCCTTATCCTAACATTATTTGTATTTACAATTTCCTCTCTTGAGGCCTCTGAATCCTCTGGTCACGACGAAAAAATAGATGCAATGCATCATATTATGGATGCTTATACCCTAGATTTCCTTCCCTTTTTTGAAATTCACCTACCTCGCTTTGCACCAATACATGTTGGCGGATTTGAAATCGATCTTTCAATCACAAGGCATGTTGTGATGATGTGGGTAGCTACACTCATTTTGATTATACTTTTCATTAGTGTTTCGAGAGCATATAAACAATCTACTTCAACAACTGCTCCTAAAGGGCTTCAAAATGCCATTGAAGTTGTTGTTGAATTTGTGATTAATGATATTGCAAAGCCGAATATTCCTCACGGTTATCAACGCTTTTTACCATATCTTTTAACCGTCTTCTTTTTCATTCTCAGTTGCAACCTTTTAGGATTAATCCCATTCGCGGCCACCGCTACCGGTAATATTGCAGTAACAATGACACTTGCCATTTTTTCTTTTTTAATTATTCAATATGCGGGACTTCGAGCAAACGGTGTTGGTGGTTATTTGGCACATTTAACCGGTGGAACGCCTTGGTTTCTTTGGCCAATTATGGTTCCTGTAGAAGTTATTGGTTTATTTATTAAGCCTTTTGCGCTCACAATGCGGCTTTTTGCGAATATGATCGCAGGTCACATTGTCATTGTCACTTTGTTGGGACTTACATTTCTATACCAAAGCTATGTGGTTGGTGTTTTAAGTGTTACGGTGACACTTGGTGTCTATCTTTTGGAGATCTTTGTTTCATTTATGCAGGCATTCATTTTTACAATGCTTACCAGTGTTTTTATTGGTATGGCGACTGAGCACAGTCATTAA
- a CDS encoding methyltransferase domain-containing protein, translated as MSESTLLGKASRFFKHALGKDNEEKWQEQYAKGEWAWLRNIDELAHHSILAGYFLYLKHGGSLLDMGCGEGLLQERLNPNDYSEYLGIDFSEPIKIASLKNTEKTRFEIGDMNTFSTSKLFDAIAFNESIYYLEKVGEAFQRYENFLKPDGVFLVSIFEKGNHQPIWNELQAKYEVLDSVTVTNSVGTGWTCKVLARRGSISVPKIQKPSK; from the coding sequence ATGTCGGAAAGCACTTTACTTGGCAAAGCGTCTCGTTTTTTTAAACATGCTTTAGGGAAAGACAACGAAGAAAAATGGCAGGAGCAATATGCAAAGGGAGAATGGGCTTGGCTTAGAAATATCGATGAACTCGCGCATCACAGCATTTTGGCTGGTTACTTCCTTTACTTGAAACACGGCGGCAGTTTACTTGATATGGGATGCGGTGAAGGGCTCTTGCAGGAAAGGCTCAATCCGAATGATTACTCTGAATACTTGGGAATTGACTTCAGTGAACCCATAAAAATAGCCTCACTAAAGAATACAGAGAAAACACGTTTCGAAATTGGGGATATGAATACATTTTCGACTTCAAAGTTATTCGACGCAATTGCATTTAATGAATCGATTTATTACCTCGAAAAGGTAGGAGAGGCATTTCAAAGATATGAAAACTTCTTAAAGCCAGATGGGGTATTTCTCGTCAGTATTTTTGAAAAAGGAAATCATCAACCTATTTGGAATGAACTCCAAGCCAAATATGAAGTATTGGATTCCGTTACGGTCACGAATTCAGTTGGCACAGGATGGACTTGTAAAGTACTTGCAAGAAGAGGTTCAATTTCTGTTCCAAAAATTCAAAAGCCAAGTAAGTAA
- the atpE gene encoding ATP synthase F0 subunit C, with the protein MENAALAYLAAGIGAGMAAIGAGVGIGRVAGSAVESIARQPQAEGAIRGITLIAAGLIEGAAIIAIVVAFVLTGK; encoded by the coding sequence ATGGAAAATGCAGCACTTGCCTATTTGGCAGCAGGAATTGGCGCAGGAATGGCCGCAATTGGCGCCGGTGTTGGTATCGGACGCGTTGCCGGTTCAGCAGTCGAAAGTATTGCCCGCCAACCACAAGCTGAAGGTGCTATTCGCGGGATTACATTGATTGCCGCAGGTTTGATCGAAGGTGCAGCGATTATTGCAATCGTTGTTGCTTTCGTATTGACCGGTAAGTAA
- a CDS encoding polymer-forming cytoskeletal protein: MFGKKNHEPTPTDKLSILSEGTICRGDLETTGNIRIDGKIIGNIVSIGNVAIGKGGIVEGNISAKNIKVSGRITGNLNSAEHLILDSTSTVQGDMTTKLLAIEDGAQLNGKVSMQIKMPHPSELPPGKEAEKLAKLDVTA, from the coding sequence ATGTTCGGGAAAAAAAATCATGAACCTACGCCTACCGATAAACTGAGTATTCTATCAGAAGGAACGATTTGCCGTGGCGATCTCGAAACGACCGGGAATATCCGAATTGACGGAAAAATAATCGGCAATATCGTTTCAATCGGAAATGTAGCCATTGGAAAAGGGGGTATTGTTGAAGGGAATATTTCAGCAAAAAACATTAAAGTATCAGGAAGAATTACAGGCAACTTAAATTCAGCTGAACATTTGATTCTTGATTCAACTTCTACCGTACAGGGCGATATGACCACCAAACTTTTAGCCATCGAAGACGGTGCACAATTGAATGGGAAGGTTTCGATGCAAATCAAAATGCCTCATCCCTCTGAACTTCCTCCCGGAAAAGAGGCTGAAAAACTCGCAAAGTTAGATGTAACTGCATAA